The following are encoded together in the Humulus lupulus chromosome 5, drHumLupu1.1, whole genome shotgun sequence genome:
- the LOC133834642 gene encoding late embryogenesis abundant protein At1g64065-like, translating to MSRNNNTQQVHPQNDVETASMEEESNSKELHHKRSMRQLCCVTVIVLLLTIVVLVFTTTIFHVHSAKFRIRSITIDQLSVISSSNAIDMKFEAEIGIKNTNFADFEFEKTSVGFFYRGTRVALVDGDAMVEEGKVKARSTKKVQITAEMGTANSILVDDIKSGALTLTGNGKLSGTVHLMKLIKRKRSFEMNCTININLNKKVVQDINCK from the coding sequence ATGTCAAGGAATAATAATACACAACAAGTTCATCCTCAAAACGACGTCGAAACAGCCTCGATGGAGGAGGAGTCCAATTCTAAGGAGTTGCACCACAAGAGAAGTATGAGACAATTATGCTGCGTCACAGTAATCGTATTGCTCCTGACGATAGTGGTTTTGGTGTTTACGACCACAATCTTCCATGTCCATAGTGCCAAGTTTCGAATTCGATCAATCACCATTGATCAGCTCAGTGTGATCAGTAGCTCAAACGCCATTGATATGAAATTCGAAGCTGAAATAGGCATAAAGAACACCAACTTCGCCGATTTTGAATTCGAAAAGACCTCAGTTGGCTTCTTCTACAGGGGAACTCGTGTTGCACTGGTCGATGGTGACGCAATGGTTGAGGAAGGGAAAGTCAAAGCTCGGTCAACTAAGAAGGTTCAAATAACAGCTGAGATGGGGACCGCAAATTCGATTTTGGTTGATGATATAAAATCTGGAGCTTTGACTTTGACTGGTAATGGCAAGCTGAGTGGGACAGTTCACCTGATGAAATTGATCAAGAGGAAAAGATCTTTTGAGATGAATTGCACCATCaatattaatttgaataaaaaagtCGTCCAAGATATAAATTGCAAATAG